A section of the Acidobacterium capsulatum ATCC 51196 genome encodes:
- the purQ gene encoding phosphoribosylformylglycinamidine synthase subunit PurQ, with protein sequence MKFGVLVFPGSNCDHDTYHVIAELAQQPVTFLWHDSPSLENCDAILVPGGFAYGDYLRTGAIARFSPVMQSVKKFAADGGLVMGICNGFQILCESGLLPGALMRNAGLKYICKQVHLRTETTNSPFTHELNKGQVLQMPIGHMEGNYFCDDATLDELKRQDRIAFRYATPQGEITAAANPNGSRENIAGILSEGRNVLGMMPHPDRSSEALLGSADGFLLFHSLVQALATRA encoded by the coding sequence ATGAAATTCGGCGTCCTGGTCTTTCCCGGATCGAACTGCGATCACGACACCTATCACGTCATTGCCGAGCTGGCGCAACAGCCGGTGACCTTCCTGTGGCATGACTCGCCCAGCCTTGAGAATTGCGATGCAATTCTGGTGCCCGGCGGCTTTGCCTATGGAGACTACCTGCGCACGGGCGCGATTGCGCGCTTCTCACCTGTGATGCAATCGGTGAAGAAGTTTGCCGCCGACGGCGGCCTGGTGATGGGCATCTGCAACGGCTTTCAGATCTTGTGCGAGAGCGGTCTGCTGCCGGGCGCGCTCATGCGCAATGCCGGGCTCAAGTACATCTGCAAGCAGGTGCACCTGCGCACGGAAACGACAAATTCCCCCTTCACGCATGAGCTCAACAAGGGGCAGGTGCTGCAAATGCCCATCGGGCACATGGAGGGCAACTACTTCTGTGACGATGCCACGCTTGACGAGCTGAAGCGGCAGGACCGGATTGCCTTCCGTTATGCCACGCCGCAGGGCGAAATTACGGCAGCGGCCAATCCGAACGGCTCCCGCGAAAACATTGCCGGCATTCTGAGTGAGGGCCGCAACGTGCTGGGCATGATGCCGCACCCTGACCGGTCAAGCGAAGCGCTGCTGGGCTCGGCCGATGGATTTCTGCTCTTTCACTCTCTGGTGCAGGCACTCGCGACACGCGCATGA
- a CDS encoding CehA/McbA family metallohydrolase — MRFVSAAAALLLLTQTATALPQAASAAATAVSLPSPNLVLAGTVRGSQNQTYFSIPFQVPAGVHRITVRFTHDKMAEHTVLNLGIADPERFRGNSGGDKQQFTLSDSDATPSYLPGAILPGTWKLLISVPNIRPNVTAHYHAKIWFNLHIDDTSFTEHPLNSQRGWYRGDLHMHTAHSDGSCLNQTGQPVPCPLFVTAQTAAKRGLDFIAITDHNAVSQYDDERELQPYFDKLLLIPGREMTTFHGHANIWGTTRYVDYRVGTAHAPDINAMFRAAHRLSALVSINHPEAPSGEICMGCGWTANPPADMRLVNAVEVMNGNGGRGFFSGVHFWQSQLARGYRLTAVGGSDNHHGDWLPSQEGSVGSPTTVVHAANLSVAAILAGIRAGHVFLDLSGSRDRLLTLRAVADGRAAAMGDDLALPAGTSVAFTLHVVDCAGDTAKWYVDGKAVSALPSMPVASADATLHAAWTTDGRRHWIRAEVRDASGKLVLFGNPVYLNFDLTNAH, encoded by the coding sequence ATGCGATTTGTTTCCGCCGCCGCTGCCCTACTTCTGCTGACCCAAACCGCCACTGCTCTACCGCAAGCGGCTTCGGCTGCAGCCACGGCCGTCTCGTTGCCCTCGCCCAATCTGGTGCTGGCAGGCACTGTGCGGGGCTCGCAGAACCAGACCTATTTCAGCATCCCGTTTCAGGTGCCTGCGGGCGTTCACCGCATCACCGTGCGCTTTACGCATGACAAGATGGCCGAGCACACGGTACTGAACCTCGGCATCGCCGACCCTGAGCGTTTTCGCGGCAACAGTGGGGGCGACAAGCAACAGTTCACCCTCAGCGACTCGGATGCGACGCCCTCCTATCTGCCAGGCGCAATCCTTCCGGGCACATGGAAGCTGCTGATCTCGGTCCCGAATATTCGCCCGAATGTGACGGCGCACTATCACGCGAAGATATGGTTCAACCTGCATATCGACGACACTTCGTTTACCGAACATCCCTTGAACAGCCAGCGGGGATGGTATCGCGGCGACCTGCACATGCACACCGCGCACAGCGATGGCAGTTGCCTCAACCAGACAGGGCAGCCCGTTCCCTGCCCTTTGTTTGTAACCGCGCAGACTGCCGCGAAACGGGGACTGGACTTCATCGCCATCACCGACCATAACGCCGTGTCGCAGTATGACGACGAACGCGAATTGCAGCCGTACTTTGACAAGCTGCTGCTGATTCCCGGCCGCGAGATGACCACCTTTCACGGGCACGCAAACATCTGGGGCACCACGCGCTATGTGGACTATCGTGTAGGCACGGCGCACGCGCCGGACATCAATGCCATGTTTCGCGCGGCGCACCGGCTCAGCGCGCTGGTGTCGATCAACCACCCGGAAGCACCGTCCGGAGAAATCTGCATGGGCTGTGGATGGACCGCAAATCCGCCCGCGGATATGCGCCTGGTGAATGCCGTGGAAGTGATGAACGGCAACGGTGGCCGCGGATTTTTCTCAGGCGTGCATTTCTGGCAATCGCAACTCGCCCGAGGCTACCGGCTCACAGCCGTGGGCGGCAGCGACAATCATCATGGCGACTGGCTGCCCTCGCAGGAAGGCTCCGTGGGCAGCCCCACCACGGTGGTGCATGCCGCCAATCTCTCGGTTGCAGCGATTCTGGCGGGCATCCGTGCCGGGCACGTCTTTCTTGACCTGAGCGGGTCGCGTGACCGCCTGCTCACCCTGCGCGCGGTTGCGGACGGACGCGCCGCCGCGATGGGCGACGACCTCGCCCTGCCCGCAGGCACGTCCGTGGCATTCACCCTGCATGTTGTGGATTGCGCCGGGGACACTGCGAAGTGGTACGTCGATGGAAAGGCCGTATCTGCGCTGCCTTCCATGCCCGTCGCTTCTGCCGATGCCACACTGCACGCTGCCTGGACGACCGATGGCCGACGCCACTGGATTCGTGCCGAGGTGCGTGACGCCAGTGGCAAGCTGGTGCTCTTCGGCAATCCCGTTTACCTCAACTTCGACTTGACCAACGCTCACTGA
- a CDS encoding SDR family NAD(P)-dependent oxidoreductase — translation MKPLEGKTALITGAARRIGRVLALSLAGAGANIAITYRESSSDAAQTLRELQDLGVEAIAMQADVRDPDSITAAVDAAVTRFGRLDLLVNNAGRFETAPLEEISLAQWDAMFETNTRGPFLVAQAAFPHLKATQGRIINIGSLGGMHAWATHAHYCTSKAALHMLTLTMAKAFAPAISVNCVAPGMIVNGEVTEGYEHFAEKTPMRRNGKAEDVAAAVLFFAAGPHFITGQILAVDGGLGL, via the coding sequence ATGAAACCCCTGGAAGGCAAGACTGCACTCATCACCGGCGCGGCCCGGCGCATTGGACGCGTGCTCGCGCTCTCTCTGGCCGGGGCCGGAGCCAACATCGCTATCACTTACCGCGAGTCCTCAAGCGACGCCGCGCAAACGCTGCGGGAGTTGCAGGATCTCGGCGTCGAAGCCATCGCCATGCAGGCGGACGTGCGCGATCCGGACTCGATCACTGCCGCCGTGGATGCAGCGGTCACCCGCTTTGGACGACTCGATCTGCTGGTCAACAATGCCGGCCGCTTTGAGACCGCGCCGCTCGAAGAGATTTCACTCGCCCAGTGGGACGCAATGTTTGAGACCAACACCCGCGGCCCGTTCCTGGTGGCGCAGGCTGCGTTTCCGCACCTCAAGGCCACGCAGGGCCGCATCATCAACATTGGCTCGCTCGGCGGCATGCATGCGTGGGCCACGCACGCGCACTACTGCACCTCAAAGGCCGCGCTGCACATGTTGACGCTCACCATGGCCAAGGCCTTTGCGCCCGCCATCAGCGTGAACTGCGTGGCGCCCGGCATGATTGTGAATGGGGAAGTGACGGAGGGTTATGAGCACTTTGCCGAAAAGACGCCAATGCGCCGCAATGGCAAGGCTGAGGATGTAGCGGCCGCCGTGCTCTTTTTCGCCGCCGGACCGCATTTCATCACCGGACAAATTCTAGCCGTAGACGGCGGACTCGGTTTGTAG
- a CDS encoding tyrosine-protein phosphatase produces the protein MIDIHHHLIFGVDDGAVDLETSVRMAEMAANDGITHIACTPHAISRFPYQFEVNAERRAMIQERVGNRVILGAGCDFHLSFDNIEDALKNPKKYTINGKNYLLVEFDDFHIPQSITDTFYELTLAGARPILTHPERNLLLQKEPERIAEWLEHGCLVQITSNSLTGRFGKTAQSMGFRLLDKGWVHFLATDAHNTESRPPVMSEARRLVAERYGAEVAERLCVTNPLAVFEGRPVPKAPRSRYDEADDEPGPRHGGFFSRLLGRK, from the coding sequence ATGATCGACATACATCATCACCTCATTTTCGGAGTGGATGACGGCGCCGTAGACCTGGAAACCTCGGTGCGCATGGCGGAGATGGCCGCGAATGACGGCATCACGCACATTGCCTGTACGCCGCACGCCATCAGCCGTTTTCCCTACCAGTTCGAGGTGAATGCGGAGCGGCGGGCGATGATTCAGGAGCGCGTGGGGAATCGCGTGATTCTGGGTGCGGGCTGCGACTTCCATTTGTCTTTTGACAACATTGAAGACGCGCTCAAAAATCCGAAGAAGTACACCATCAACGGGAAGAACTATCTGCTGGTGGAGTTCGACGACTTCCACATTCCGCAGAGCATTACCGACACTTTCTATGAATTGACTCTGGCAGGAGCGCGCCCGATCCTTACGCATCCTGAGCGCAACCTGCTGCTGCAGAAAGAGCCCGAGCGCATAGCGGAATGGCTGGAACACGGCTGCCTCGTGCAGATCACGAGCAACTCGCTCACCGGCCGCTTCGGCAAGACGGCGCAGAGCATGGGCTTCCGGCTGCTCGACAAAGGCTGGGTGCATTTTCTGGCGACCGATGCGCACAATACCGAATCGCGTCCACCAGTCATGAGCGAGGCACGGCGGCTGGTGGCCGAACGGTACGGCGCGGAAGTGGCCGAGCGGCTGTGTGTGACCAATCCCCTGGCTGTGTTTGAAGGCCGTCCGGTCCCGAAGGCTCCCCGTTCGCGGTATGACGAGGCGGACGACGAACCCGGACCGAGACACGGTGGATTTTTCTCACGCCTACTTGGCCGCAAATAG
- the groL gene encoding chaperonin GroEL (60 kDa chaperone family; promotes refolding of misfolded polypeptides especially under stressful conditions; forms two stacked rings of heptamers to form a barrel-shaped 14mer; ends can be capped by GroES; misfolded proteins enter the barrel where they are refolded when GroES binds), which produces MAKQILHGEDSRQAILRGVNTLADAVKVTLGPKGRNVVIEKKFGSPTITKDGVTVAKEIELKDSLENMGAQMVREVASKTSDVAGDGTTTATVLAQAIYREGVKTVAAGANPMALKRGIDKAVESIVGKRDENGNVIGGALSTFSKPVSGDMIAQVGTISANSDATIGTIIAEAMKKVGKDGVITVEESKTLETQLDVVEGMQFDRGYLSPYFVTDPDRMEAVLEDPYILIYEKKISTMKDLLPLLEQVARNGKPLVIIAEDVDGEALATLVVNKLRGTLNVAAVKAPGFGDRRKAMLGDIAILTGGNAITEDLGLKLENIKLEDLGRAKRVTIDKDNTTIVEGRGEDKAIEGRVKEIRSQVEKTTSDYDREKLQERLAKLVGGVAVIKVGAATETEMKEKKARVEDAMHATRAAVEEGIVPGGGVALVRCTPVVDELIKTLEGDEKIGAQIIRRAIEEPLRQIVGNAGEEGAVVVGKIHENKDTNYGYNAGSGVFEDLVKAGVIDPTKVTRTALLNASSIAGLMLTTEAMVAEIPEPKAAPAAPGHGGMEGMY; this is translated from the coding sequence ATGGCAAAGCAGATTCTGCATGGAGAAGATTCCCGCCAGGCTATCCTGCGCGGTGTGAACACTCTGGCCGATGCAGTCAAGGTGACGCTCGGCCCCAAGGGCCGCAATGTGGTGATTGAGAAGAAGTTCGGTTCGCCGACGATTACCAAGGACGGCGTGACCGTCGCCAAGGAGATCGAGCTGAAGGATTCGCTCGAGAACATGGGCGCGCAGATGGTGCGCGAGGTGGCCTCGAAGACCTCTGACGTTGCCGGTGACGGCACCACCACCGCGACCGTGCTGGCTCAGGCCATCTATCGCGAGGGTGTCAAGACGGTGGCCGCCGGTGCGAACCCGATGGCTCTGAAGCGCGGCATCGATAAGGCTGTGGAGTCGATCGTGGGCAAGCGCGATGAAAACGGCAACGTGATTGGCGGCGCCCTGTCGACCTTCTCGAAGCCGGTTTCCGGCGACATGATTGCCCAGGTGGGCACCATCTCGGCCAACAGTGACGCGACCATCGGCACCATCATCGCCGAGGCGATGAAGAAGGTTGGCAAGGACGGCGTGATCACGGTCGAAGAGTCGAAGACGCTCGAGACCCAGCTCGATGTGGTCGAAGGCATGCAGTTTGACCGCGGCTACCTGAGCCCCTACTTCGTGACCGATCCTGACCGCATGGAAGCCGTACTGGAAGATCCCTACATCCTGATCTATGAGAAGAAGATCAGCACCATGAAGGATCTGCTGCCCCTGCTCGAGCAGGTTGCCCGCAACGGCAAGCCGCTCGTGATCATCGCTGAGGACGTGGACGGCGAAGCGCTGGCGACCCTGGTCGTCAACAAGCTGCGCGGCACGCTGAACGTGGCTGCGGTGAAGGCTCCTGGCTTCGGCGACCGCCGCAAGGCCATGCTGGGCGACATCGCCATCCTGACCGGCGGCAACGCGATCACCGAAGATCTGGGCCTGAAGCTTGAGAACATCAAGCTCGAAGACCTGGGCCGTGCCAAGCGCGTCACCATCGACAAGGACAACACCACCATCGTCGAAGGCCGTGGCGAGGACAAGGCGATCGAAGGCCGCGTGAAGGAGATTCGCAGCCAGGTCGAGAAGACCACCTCGGACTATGACCGCGAGAAGCTGCAGGAGCGCCTCGCCAAGCTGGTGGGCGGCGTGGCCGTCATCAAGGTCGGTGCTGCTACCGAGACCGAGATGAAGGAGAAGAAGGCTCGCGTGGAAGACGCGATGCACGCAACCCGCGCGGCCGTGGAAGAGGGCATCGTTCCGGGCGGCGGTGTGGCGCTGGTTCGCTGCACCCCGGTGGTCGATGAGCTCATCAAGACGCTCGAAGGCGATGAGAAGATCGGTGCACAGATCATTCGCCGCGCCATCGAAGAGCCCCTGCGCCAGATTGTCGGCAACGCCGGCGAAGAAGGCGCTGTGGTGGTGGGCAAGATCCACGAGAACAAGGACACCAACTACGGCTATAACGCCGGATCGGGCGTCTTTGAGGATCTGGTCAAGGCCGGTGTCATCGACCCGACCAAGGTCACCCGCACTGCCCTGCTGAATGCCTCCTCGATCGCCGGCCTGATGCTGACGACCGAAGCGATGGTCGCTGAGATTCCTGAGCCCAAGGCGGCTCCGGCGGCTCCCGGCCATGGCGGCATGGAAGGCATGTACTAA
- a CDS encoding TonB-dependent receptor: MRSLLLRFVILLTILSGGCLLQAQVNTASLSGLATDPTGAVVAHVTVTVTNPSTGYTRTTHTDGAGLYSMQDLPIGQYHVAVKAQGFSPESASITLQVGERARQDFHMQLGSAQQTVEVQSSAPMLSPDDASIGTVISETTIEKTPLYLRNWDDLLRSVPGVQISRYTQQSGATSAGRTGDFNVNGIHSLQNDFILDGIDNNTFSENVQELSTEAAHPSVDTIAQFNVITNPYSAEYGRSPGAVVSVNTKSGTNKFHGLGYEYVRNQKFDANDYISDLNHLKKPENNQNQFGGSIGGPIVRNKLFFFFEYDGTRIKQGVSRISTVPLPNERIGDFSPETAASLGVKYNTIYDPTTCSTPYSGSGCQPFADNKIPQSRIDSTMAQLMALFPLPNTTSPGSAPDINNYARNALLTDFDDEYDARVDWTPSQNDTIFVRYNYSNRKRDIPGYLGGLADGSSTSAWGNQILKDYSAVLGWTHVFNASMVNDFRLGWTRDYSQAAQQPFNLTQYAGNFVPGIPVNPAVGGGIPLTTFSNYAFEGSPDYLPKQQVPMLYQYNDTLSIVKGRQTIKAGVDLYLPMRNLFQDEPGTRGDLGFTGVFTCQHTAPGKCASGSGLSYADGLLGAVESTQLTNVFFVDQRMWMASGFVEDDWKVTPQLTLNMGLRYDFATPVIEGKNRMADFDPTSGGLIFAKSGSLQDRTIVKPDTKNFGPRFGFAYSIDPKTVVRGGYGVYYTLFERTGSEDELALNPPNLINKTLTSTTAPVLKPSVGFPSNFLDPSTINFNNLTSFHIRAVPVNDPDPMVQQWSLGFQRQMGTEWVAEVDYVGTVSHHLDVIRDYNQPIIQGGVSTGTAPYSNFGQIEWTSPIGHSNYNGLQASLIRRFSNGWSLHAAYTYSKSLGTAPEELESNSGGAPDGRNWNSWYGADDFNIPQRLSVSYVYELPFGRGKSMLNHGIGAWILGNWQTSGVYTFYSGHPFQINENDGQRNTALDPYGYATATPNLIGTPHVVGDPACWFYISSNKACASHAPSNYTNAYAVTAVGAIGNVGRNTLYGPRTSVFDAALLREFPIGNRFNAEARWEVFNVTNTPEFGQPNGNITSGSAGSITSLSGDPRVMQFAVRLSF, from the coding sequence ATGCGCTCTCTGCTTCTCCGATTTGTCATCCTTCTGACGATTCTGTCAGGGGGATGCTTGCTGCAGGCACAGGTGAATACAGCCAGCCTCTCAGGACTGGCGACCGACCCGACCGGCGCGGTGGTTGCCCACGTGACCGTGACGGTGACCAACCCTTCCACCGGCTACACCCGAACCACGCACACGGATGGCGCGGGACTCTACTCCATGCAGGACCTGCCGATTGGCCAGTACCACGTAGCCGTGAAGGCACAGGGCTTCAGCCCTGAAAGTGCCAGCATCACGCTCCAGGTGGGCGAACGTGCCCGGCAGGATTTCCACATGCAACTCGGGTCTGCCCAGCAGACGGTGGAGGTACAGTCCTCCGCGCCAATGCTCTCGCCCGACGATGCCTCCATCGGCACCGTGATCAGCGAAACCACCATTGAAAAGACGCCACTCTATCTGCGCAATTGGGATGACCTGCTGCGCTCGGTGCCGGGCGTTCAGATCAGCCGCTACACGCAGCAATCGGGCGCAACCTCCGCAGGCCGCACCGGCGACTTCAATGTGAACGGCATCCACTCGCTGCAGAATGACTTCATTCTCGACGGCATTGACAACAATACCTTCTCAGAGAACGTGCAGGAGTTGAGCACCGAAGCCGCTCACCCCTCGGTGGACACGATTGCCCAGTTCAACGTGATCACTAATCCCTACTCGGCGGAATATGGCCGCAGTCCTGGCGCCGTGGTTTCGGTGAACACCAAGAGCGGCACTAACAAATTTCACGGCCTCGGTTACGAGTATGTTCGCAACCAGAAGTTTGACGCGAACGATTACATCTCTGACCTCAACCACCTGAAGAAGCCTGAGAACAATCAGAACCAATTTGGCGGCAGCATCGGCGGCCCCATTGTGCGCAACAAGCTGTTCTTTTTCTTTGAATACGATGGCACGCGCATCAAGCAGGGTGTTTCACGCATCTCCACGGTACCGCTGCCCAATGAGCGCATTGGTGACTTCAGCCCCGAGACGGCAGCCAGCCTCGGCGTGAAGTACAACACCATCTACGACCCCACCACCTGCTCGACGCCCTACTCCGGCAGCGGATGCCAGCCCTTTGCCGACAACAAGATTCCGCAGAGCCGCATTGACTCCACCATGGCGCAGTTGATGGCGCTGTTTCCGCTGCCGAATACCACTTCGCCTGGCAGCGCGCCCGACATCAACAACTATGCGCGCAACGCCCTGCTGACTGACTTTGACGATGAGTACGACGCCCGCGTGGACTGGACGCCGTCACAGAACGACACCATCTTCGTCCGCTACAACTACTCGAACCGCAAGCGCGACATTCCCGGTTATCTGGGCGGTCTCGCCGATGGCTCTTCCACCTCGGCCTGGGGCAACCAGATCCTCAAGGACTACAGCGCCGTGCTGGGCTGGACGCACGTCTTCAACGCAAGCATGGTGAATGACTTCCGCCTGGGCTGGACGCGCGACTACTCCCAGGCCGCGCAACAACCTTTCAACCTGACGCAGTATGCCGGCAATTTTGTCCCAGGCATTCCCGTCAACCCGGCTGTGGGCGGCGGCATTCCGTTGACCACATTCTCCAATTACGCCTTTGAGGGCTCACCGGACTACCTGCCCAAGCAGCAGGTGCCGATGCTTTACCAGTACAACGACACGCTCTCGATCGTGAAGGGCCGCCAGACCATCAAGGCCGGCGTGGACCTTTATCTGCCCATGCGCAACCTCTTCCAGGACGAACCGGGAACGCGCGGCGATCTGGGCTTCACGGGTGTCTTCACCTGCCAGCACACGGCTCCAGGCAAGTGCGCCTCAGGCAGCGGTCTCTCCTACGCTGACGGCCTGCTTGGCGCGGTCGAATCCACACAGCTCACCAACGTCTTCTTCGTCGATCAGCGCATGTGGATGGCCTCCGGCTTTGTCGAAGACGACTGGAAAGTCACTCCGCAACTCACGCTCAACATGGGCCTGCGTTACGACTTTGCCACGCCGGTAATTGAGGGCAAGAACCGCATGGCAGACTTTGACCCCACCTCTGGCGGCCTGATCTTTGCCAAGAGCGGCTCGCTGCAAGACCGCACCATTGTGAAGCCTGACACCAAGAACTTTGGTCCCCGTTTCGGCTTTGCTTACTCCATCGACCCCAAAACCGTGGTGCGCGGCGGCTATGGCGTGTACTACACGCTATTTGAGCGCACGGGCAGCGAAGACGAACTCGCGCTCAATCCTCCTAACCTCATCAACAAGACCCTCACCAGCACCACCGCACCGGTGCTGAAGCCCTCGGTTGGCTTCCCGTCCAACTTCCTCGATCCCAGCACGATCAACTTCAACAACCTCACCTCCTTCCACATTCGCGCCGTGCCGGTGAACGATCCTGATCCGATGGTGCAGCAGTGGAGCCTCGGCTTCCAGCGCCAGATGGGTACCGAGTGGGTTGCGGAAGTCGATTATGTCGGAACCGTCTCGCATCATCTCGATGTGATTCGCGACTACAACCAGCCGATCATCCAGGGCGGCGTCAGCACGGGCACCGCTCCTTATTCCAACTTCGGCCAGATCGAGTGGACCAGCCCCATCGGCCACAGCAACTACAACGGCCTGCAGGCCAGCCTCATCCGCCGCTTCTCCAACGGATGGAGCCTGCATGCGGCCTACACCTACTCGAAGAGCCTCGGCACCGCGCCCGAAGAGCTGGAATCCAACTCGGGCGGCGCTCCGGATGGCCGCAACTGGAATTCCTGGTATGGCGCCGACGACTTCAACATTCCGCAGCGCCTCTCGGTCAGCTATGTGTATGAGCTGCCCTTCGGACGCGGAAAGTCGATGCTGAACCATGGAATCGGCGCCTGGATTCTGGGCAACTGGCAGACCTCAGGCGTGTACACCTTCTACAGCGGGCACCCGTTCCAGATCAACGAGAACGACGGCCAGCGCAATACTGCGCTCGATCCCTACGGATATGCCACAGCGACGCCGAACCTGATCGGCACGCCGCATGTCGTGGGCGACCCGGCCTGCTGGTTCTACATCAGCTCCAACAAGGCCTGTGCCTCGCATGCGCCTTCCAACTACACGAATGCATATGCGGTCACAGCAGTGGGCGCTATCGGCAACGTGGGCCGCAACACTCTCTACGGACCCCGCACCAGCGTGTTTGATGCCGCGCTGCTACGCGAATTCCCCATCGGCAACCGCTTCAATGCGGAAGCCCGCTGGGAGGTCTTCAACGTCACCAACACTCCGGAATTCGGACAGCCGAACGGCAATATCACCAGTGGAAGCGCGGGCAGCATCACATCGCTCTCGGGCGATCCGCGCGTGATGCAGTTTGCCGTGCGTCTGAGCTTCTAA
- a CDS encoding alpha/beta hydrolase, with the protein MAKKKSSKRTGTVYYAPGSPMAPRRTQTPLATLRWVLVMASFAVVLAMLGAYAVLCTMFWQNQWEMIFAVPGSTAAKVTATPANVGLPFESVGFRAAQPGETALTGWWIPAATNARYAHDTVLYLHGAKASMSGSLPELETLHHIGVNVLVFDYHGFGASGGPHATEQQAEADALAAWNYLVQTRRVPEARIVAFGDGAGASFATHLAVTHPLGALVLADISPTAREIFEQDARARLLPMVLLQREQLDPKPALKTLRTPKLFLAWKAGSDAQTQANFEAARVPKRFADLRRAPESEKDAVLRSFLDETVR; encoded by the coding sequence ATGGCAAAGAAGAAATCATCCAAACGTACAGGAACGGTGTATTACGCGCCGGGCTCGCCCATGGCTCCACGCCGCACGCAGACCCCGCTGGCGACGCTGCGCTGGGTGCTGGTGATGGCGTCGTTCGCGGTGGTGCTGGCCATGCTGGGCGCCTACGCGGTGCTTTGCACCATGTTCTGGCAGAACCAGTGGGAGATGATTTTTGCCGTGCCCGGCTCCACCGCTGCCAAGGTTACCGCCACGCCGGCGAATGTGGGCCTTCCTTTCGAGTCGGTAGGCTTTCGCGCGGCGCAGCCCGGAGAGACAGCGCTCACCGGCTGGTGGATTCCCGCGGCCACAAACGCCCGCTATGCGCACGATACGGTTCTCTACTTGCACGGCGCGAAGGCATCAATGTCTGGCTCGCTGCCGGAACTTGAAACGCTGCACCACATTGGCGTGAACGTGCTGGTCTTTGATTACCACGGCTTCGGCGCGAGCGGCGGCCCGCATGCCACCGAGCAGCAGGCAGAGGCGGATGCCCTGGCCGCATGGAATTACCTGGTGCAGACCCGGCGAGTGCCGGAGGCGCGCATTGTTGCCTTTGGCGACGGCGCAGGCGCGAGCTTTGCGACGCATCTGGCGGTAACGCATCCGCTGGGGGCCCTGGTGCTGGCTGATATTTCGCCCACGGCCCGGGAAATTTTTGAGCAGGATGCACGGGCGCGTCTGCTGCCGATGGTGCTGCTGCAACGCGAGCAACTTGACCCGAAGCCCGCGCTCAAAACGCTGCGCACGCCCAAGCTCTTTTTGGCATGGAAGGCCGGGAGCGACGCGCAAACGCAGGCAAACTTTGAGGCCGCACGCGTGCCCAAGCGTTTTGCCGACCTGCGGCGGGCGCCGGAAAGCGAAAAGGATGCAGTTCTGAGGAGCTTTCTCGATGAGACGGTGCGATAA
- a CDS encoding Rieske (2Fe-2S) protein, with the protein MPQWLRLCSTADLPAEGEVRELAMGERLYCAAMVEGRLTVTDNECPHRGGPLGQGLIEQGRVICPWHAWAFDLRTGCALHNAKACIHIYPTRIEGEDVLIESR; encoded by the coding sequence ATGCCGCAATGGTTGCGCCTCTGTTCCACTGCTGATCTGCCCGCTGAAGGCGAAGTCCGTGAACTTGCAATGGGGGAGCGTCTCTACTGCGCGGCTATGGTCGAAGGCCGCCTCACCGTTACGGACAACGAGTGCCCCCACCGCGGCGGCCCGCTCGGGCAGGGACTGATTGAACAGGGCCGCGTCATCTGCCCCTGGCACGCCTGGGCGTTTGATCTGCGCACGGGCTGCGCGCTGCACAATGCCAAGGCTTGCATCCACATCTATCCCACGCGGATAGAGGGCGAGGATGTACTGATCGAGTCCCGTTGA